In Gimesia panareensis, the genomic window GCTCAATCTGCGCACATAGTTCACCCGTTAATCAGAAACGTCCGGGTGGCACTGTTGGCTTGCCAACAGTGATTACGAATCAGCCCTGAACCAGATCGACGGCGGCCCGAATGCAATTCGGGCCGAGCGCAGCGAGCAGGAAACAGTCAGAGTAAGCGATCAATCCAGCAACAGGCATCGCCTCCAGAAAAGCAGGGGAGGCCCCATGTGTCCTCCCGCCTGACGACAGGCAAGCTCATTCAGACTCACAAAGGAAACAGGGTTTACCAACCACCCTGAGCAGAGTCCCCAGTCTCGCTGCAACAGCAACCTACTTCAGCTCAATCGGAGAAAGCAGGTTATTGTGCTCTTTCACGGTGATCGTGATTCCGGACGTTTCCGGATTGGTGTACTTCCGCGGGAGTTTTTCAGGCAGCTTGTCTTCTTCATCTTCGCTCACCCCTTCGAGTGAACCGACCCAGGTGAATGAGACTTTATATTCTCCGGGAGGGGCGCCGTCTCCCTTTTCGTAGGTTGTGATCTGAAATTTTCCGCTCTCATCCACGGTTCCGCGCGGGTTGAAAAACTGTTTGTCGTCACTGGGGGGATTCACCGGCGTCAAGGAGACCATTCCGTCCGTGATCGGTTGATCCTGGTAGAGCACAACCCCCGTGACTGGAAATACAGTTCGTGCATCTTCCAGTTTTTCCGAGCCGCACCCGCTCAGCAGTGTCAGCAGACAGAGGAAAACACCCCGGCGCAGTGGAATGAGGGAAGATACTGGTTGATGATTCTGACCCGGGTTGAATTGCTTGCGTCCGGTCACGAAATGGAAGAACTGATCTCTGCGACTACCCATGATTTTCTCTCTTCGAAGAAAGGCCCGAATGATGATTCTGATGGCGCAAATCATCTGTTGAAAACGGTAGCGGGTAACTGTCAAAGCAGACTAGCGAGCTCGCGTTAAAGAAGCGTGAAGAAGGTATAAAGAATGGTTTTTCCAGCGGTTTACTTCGAGTATGAAAAACCGATGAAGGTCCTGCAAAGCAGCTTGTTTACAACTCACAGAACTGCATAATCCAGTCTTCGGACTCTGCGCAACAGACTGAAATCGAGTGCGACAATCAACAAGAAGGGAGGCATTAATATGCTACCATTGTGTCTACGTCGACTGTTCCAGTCGTTCTGTGTCCTTGTTCTGGCGTGGGGGTCTGCCAACTCCGCACTGGCTGAGGAAATCGAATTGATCGGTCGTGTCTCATTGCCAGGCACGACGCGCGATCTCAGTGGTCTCAAAGGGACCGTGGCAAAGAAATATCCCCGCGATCTGTTTGGTGGAATTTCGGCGATTGATTACACGGGCTCCGGTAACCGTTATCTCTTGCTGGCAGACCGCGGACCCCTCGATGGGGCAGTCTCGTATCCCTGCCGATTCCATGAAGTGGAAATTGAAATCGATCCCGACAAATCGCCGGCCATCACGACACGCTTACTGAAAACACACCTGCTCAAAGACATCGACGGACGCAGCATCTCTGGGGCCGCAGCCAAATCAGACGGCCCTCTGCCCCCCTTAGTGGAACGAATGGATCCAGAGGGCATCCGCTGCTCACCCGACCATAAACTCTATATCTCTGACGAATATGGGCCTGCCATTTATGAAGTGACGGAGCATGGTGTTGTCTGCGGTGAAATGCAGATCCCGGGGCATTTCCGCATCGCCGTGCCGCACGCGGATGCCGATCAGGAAGCCAGTCTCAACAGCCAGGGGCGTCAGCCGAACAAAGGTTTCGAAGGGCTGGCCCTGACCCCGGATGGCCGCTACCTGGTCGCCATCGCCCAGGCCCCCCTGATTCAGGACAGCACCCCCACAGGCAAAGGGAGAAAACGCAAGGGACAATTTAGTCGGCTGTTTGTACTGGATCTGAAAACGGGCCAAAATCAGCAATGGGCTTACCCACTGACGGAAACGAAAAATGGCATCAGCGAAATTCTGGCCATCAGTCCCACTGAATTTCTGGTGCTCGAACGAGATGGTGACGGCGGAAACGAGGCGCACTTCAAGGCAGTGACCCACGTTGATGCGTCTGAAGCAACCGACGTTTCCGCGATCAGCCAACTCCCCCACGAGGGACTGCCCCAGGGAGTGAAGCCCGTCAAAGTCCAGCCCTGGCTGAATCTGCTGGATGAGCGTTTTGGGCTCAAAGGTCCACAGATGCCCGAGAAGTTTGAAGGTCTCACGTTCGGACCGACTCTGCCGGACGGCAGACGCACGCTGGTTGTGGCAGTCGACAACGACTTCGAAACCGACGTCCCGACCGAACTGTTTGTCTTCGCCATCCCGACCAGTAAACTGCACATTGCCGGCCGGTAAACTGCCAGGTTACGCAGATTCATGGAAAGCGGGATCAAAGCGGATTTCAGGGAATGCCTGTCTCGCAGACAGGTACTTCCCTGGTCTGTATTGAGAGACACGAAGATCACAACGCCTGTTGCAGAACAGGGGCCGCAGGCTGAGGGGAACCTGATCTCAGTCAGACTGAAATCTTCGACGATGTCAGCACAATAAAAACGGCCCTGGTCGCATGAGCAACCAGGGCCGTTTCTCTTTTTCAGCCACACACGTCACTTGTTAGAATTCGCCGACGGTTTCGCCGCCGGCCCGTGTGCAGACATAGGCAAACAGTCTGCGGTCGATGTTCTGCGAAACAAAGCGGACCGAACCATCGCCCATGACGAACTGGGCACCGCCGACGTGAAAACTGAAAATTTCACTGGCGTTGATTTCGTTGATCACATACGGCCCATAGGTGTCGTAACCGTTCTTGAGAGCCCCGTTAATCGAGAGCCCGGCATCAGGATCGGCCCAACCGGTACCATCCGTGGTGACATAATTCCCGCCGTATAGCACCACTTTGTCGTCTGCGTAGTTGCCCTGATCTGTGGAGTTCCAGATTCCTTTGGCATTATACACGACCGGGTGGCCGCCTGCTTCACCCAGCATAAAGGTGTTGGAGGTACCATCGGTGACATCGCGGATCCGGTTATTCTGCCCCTTGGACAGAATGCCGGC contains:
- a CDS encoding esterase-like activity of phytase family protein, whose product is MLPLCLRRLFQSFCVLVLAWGSANSALAEEIELIGRVSLPGTTRDLSGLKGTVAKKYPRDLFGGISAIDYTGSGNRYLLLADRGPLDGAVSYPCRFHEVEIEIDPDKSPAITTRLLKTHLLKDIDGRSISGAAAKSDGPLPPLVERMDPEGIRCSPDHKLYISDEYGPAIYEVTEHGVVCGEMQIPGHFRIAVPHADADQEASLNSQGRQPNKGFEGLALTPDGRYLVAIAQAPLIQDSTPTGKGRKRKGQFSRLFVLDLKTGQNQQWAYPLTETKNGISEILAISPTEFLVLERDGDGGNEAHFKAVTHVDASEATDVSAISQLPHEGLPQGVKPVKVQPWLNLLDERFGLKGPQMPEKFEGLTFGPTLPDGRRTLVVAVDNDFETDVPTELFVFAIPTSKLHIAGR